One Manihot esculenta cultivar AM560-2 chromosome 6, M.esculenta_v8, whole genome shotgun sequence DNA segment encodes these proteins:
- the LOC110616707 gene encoding chloride conductance regulatory protein ICln, translating into MVLGLRQFTDRSGDGAGEPVLNTENEEEIMHVQHSVSIVIGNRSPESPGTLYISTKKVVWLSDVDRSKGYAVDFLSLSLHAVSRDPEAYPSPCIYTQIEIEDDGDESDGSDSESNEVLDLSKVTEMRLVPSDPSQLDTLFQIFCACAELNPEPLDEDDEEGNNWVFSADQMPDDAAEEEDSEWHFSQNPTSSIGHSNGDHDVAHRVLELQINDQRFEDPEEMEEGSHSGHQ; encoded by the exons ATGGTACTAGGGCTCAGACAATTCACCGACAGAAGCGGCGACGGTGCTGGAGAACCAGTTCTCAACACCGAAAATGAAGAGGAGATTATGCACGTCCAGCACAGCGTTTCCATCGTCATAGGCAATCGCTCCCCAGAATCACCCGGCACTCTCTATATCTCCACTAA GAAAGTGGTGTGGTTAAGTGACGTAGATAGATCAAAAGGATATGCGGTTGATTTCTTGTCTCTGTCACTGCATGCGGTATCAAGGGATCCAGAGGCTTACCCCTCTCCTTGCATTTACACTCAG ATCGAGATAGAAGATGATGGAGATGAGTCAGATGGTTCAGATTCAGAAAGTAACGAGGTTTTGGACTTATCAAAAGTCACAGAGATGAGGCTTGTACCTTCAGATCCCAGCCAAT TGGATACTCTGTTTCAGATATTTTGTGCGTGTGCTGAACTAAATCCTGAACCTCTTGATG AGGATGATGAAGAGGGGAACAATTGGGTTTTTAGTGCTGATCAAATGCCAGATGATGCTGCAG AGGAGGAAGATTCTGAATGGCATTTCTCCCAAAATCCTACAAGCTCAATTGGTCATTCAAACGGGGATCATGATGTAGCACATAGAGTGCTTGAG CTTCAAATAAATGATCAACGGTTTGAAGACCCAGAAGAGATGGAAGAGGGAAGTCACAGTGGTCATCAGTGA